In the Vanessa atalanta chromosome 24, ilVanAtal1.2, whole genome shotgun sequence genome, atattaaactaataaacgGAGCCGGTCGCGGCGGGCGCCgatacaaattatacatatttacaaggGCGCCTACCAAACTTACCCCAACtaaaaactacaataaaaatacaaatcatgtTTCGAAAGGAGATTATAAACAATAGACCACTGTCTAAGCTACGAAGCCAGGCTTTCGTATCATTTACGGATTCaaatcgaataataatttaaaaatataaacgccTTCATGTTATTCAaccttaatatattgtaatatatttattaaataatagtcacAGCTATTTTCTGCTATTTATTTGTGTTACATATTGCCTAAGATAtcatttgtttctataaaaacTACCGAAtacgaaaatttatattttttttataaaagctataatatctaaaactatattttgctttttttgtgATTACACTCTCGCCGATAAACGTATTTTTCtacaaatatataagttattaggacctatttaatttatcagGTAATTTTGATTGAATCGAACGCGATATCTTTACTAGAGTgtaatcgtaaaaatatttgatacacgGAGTTTAGGTACgagtgttttaataaatgtttttatttcaaaatttcacTATCATCTTAGCTAATTTAATTGAGATTGAAACTTTCTACATTAAAAAGAATCACAATTTATAACATCTCGTTTAAAAGTGGAATCCTAAtatgtcaaataataaaaaacgtctCCAAACACGTTTGtcatagaaaagaaaaaataatttaaaattaataatcaaaaataaatcactttcataattgataattttaaacaaaataagttaTCACAAAAACATTGTAAGGTGAACATGAGTAAATTAAAACAGTTGCGAGACAAATagcaattatttactttaatctaTTTCCAAGACTCAGTACTTATAAAAATTTCtcaaaacgtatttattattcaatattatttaataataaatacatgaatGATGAATTAATGCTTTTTTGTGAACTTCCAagttagatatattataaattttgaataacatGTATATTAAGGCGTATTTCAGATTTTCCATTTTAACACAATGTATAGATCTTATTCAGtcacgaaggcgcgcctctctacgataaattattatcggcgtgcattagcaTGAGTGAATGACGCTCGTGCTTACacgatgtcttagtgtgcgtgagacgactaaaaGGCaacaaaaaatgcaaattatatatttttttattaatgcacgccgataataaaATGTGGAGCCACGCACCCTCGTCAGTGATCCCTATACAATTTTTgtgtaatcataatttatatgtcAATGACTAAGTGTATATATGACAGACAATCTAACTCCATCAAAATGGCGGAAATCTTCTTTTATATGTAACGACATAGAATCGAATCAAAATAGAGATTTcacaaaataagtaattaacaaaacaaattttagaaatattaaattttaattaaaaaatgacatcTAACTTTTGATagttttgaaagaaaatttcCCGCCATTTCGATGACAATcgcgactttttttttttaaacaaaatgaataccTCATGTATCTACGGTAAAGGTCAAAAACTACAGGCTGatcgatataatatttacaacctTAGACATTAAAACTAAGAAGTTAatcaattaactttatatagttatttcattgcgtcatataataatatgaaatggatgaatttgaataaaaatatatctctcgCTACGACTTAAGCCTATAAGAACACCCACGggttttttaaactattgttatattgttttttttttaataaggctatattatataatatgttagagGCTAAAAATACAGAAGGTATTTTAGATATGATACATGTTGTAAACTgtttaattaatagataaaattaaatatcagatTATTATATTGTTCCTTTTAAAcgatgtttgaatatatttaatgaaatcgaTGACaagtgtttctttatttttatttgattcaaaataattttaaattaatacatacaaacatatattccttatttaaatgatagttttgaaaaaaacatttacttattgTACTCAACTTTTATAATCTGCAACTTTGACACaaagttttatctttttttttataaaatttcaaatttcgattATATTATCTTGTTTCCTCATCTCACTTCAAGTAttgcaaattattaaattatcagcCCACTGACAAatctattcatatataataattgcattTGCATATCaactttgatataaattttttgaCTGTATAATTTCCAATAACTTGAGATAAAAACTGCATGTTGTCTAAACACTGAAGTTAACCCGTCTCGggtgaattttttttaactcaataAAATCGTAGTCCTTTGCGTTACACCGACCCCTGCCCGGGACAcgaatgacattttatttatatatatagtctagGACTGACCCCACTTTTGTACATGTTTGTCAGTCACATATGCCTCGATGTGCGTTCAGGGGTCCTGCACCAGCATAGTGTCGCGGGTGTGCGCACTACTGGAAGTCTGCGAGTGATTGCCGCCAGGTTGCATGGAAGGGGATGCGCAGCAATTTTAGTTTGGTGTTCGGAAGTTGAGCTGACAGAAGCCGTTGTAGAGTCGGGATCGGGAGTATTTCCACCTggaaaatgttatttgaatactaataactataaataagaaattccATAACAAAATGCTTTTTGCTCTCTTGTGTTAGACTAAAGTGACCCAGTCAAGTTACGATGTTCGTCGGACAGCCAGTGAAGTTGTTCGTACCTATGGCGAGCCAGCCAACATATGCCAACATAAGCAGGTGGTTATTTAGCTGGAAACGTACCCTACGTTTCCTGCTTAATTACCACCTAAGTATCTGAGGCGAGCAACCCGACTAGCAAGTGTTGTGTACCTGTAACTAGCCATCAACGGTGCAATAGTCGTCGAGTATAGGGCGGTGAGCACCTCCGGTAGACCAGACGGGCGGGCAACGATGACGTGGTCGCCAGGCAACAAGTGGGAACGCTTAGTACCTTAGCCGACCACGGAGAGGTAGTCGTCGGTTTACAAGTGGCGGACGTTGTGTACCTGCGGCGAGCCAATCGCGGTGCGTTGTTCGACGGTCGACGAAGGGCGAGCGGTGTGTACCTGCGGAGGGCCAGCCACGGTGCGTTGTTCGTCGGGCGGCGATTGGCGGGCGGTGTGTACCTGCGGCGGGCCGACCACGGTGCGGTGATCGTCGGGCAGGCGACAGCCGGGTACGGGTTTGAGTACGGGAATGCACTCGCCGACGTCGCGCCGCTTGCCTTCGCCTTCGCCCGCTTCACACTGGTCTATGAATAATTCAGTAACGCGAAGCAACTCGATAGTCACGCCCCACATCAGATGCGTCAACGTATCCTTCAGTCGAAGTACACCGCTTAATACCTGGGGggaaattaaaaacgtttttaaaatataataaaattataaattttttagaaAACTTAATCTGCACGGGTTTACTTAAAAAAAGCCTCACCTGTTTGTTGGTAGTCGCAGATTGTGACACATACGTCGGTATAATGAGCAGTCTCTGAATGTTTTTACATTCCGCGAGAGCATCGTCGAATCCAACCTGTAGagaaaagtatatttacaaaattatatcttcTAGCAATGAATAATACTTTATCTGTAAATGTCGTTTGGAGaatgattagttaaacaatggttgaacaattattaaaatcaaatgatgTAGACAGAAAGACAGAAATCAGTGTTTGACTAAACTTCCGCAAACAACGTTTATATGGTAGTTGGTATATGCTGACCTTAACATCAAAATTAACAAGTTCGAGTCTGGTTAACTTTGGCAACGCTGAAAGCGCTCTTAGAAGCGCTGGTGCGGCACAATGCGACACTCCTCGCTCTAGCCGCAACCTCCGCAGTTTAACCAACTTGCCCAGAGCCGTTGCAAATGATCCACCGAAGGAACATTCGCCTAGCTCGAGTGATTCCAGCTGTTCAAGCTGTCCAACTACTTCACATGCACACCAACCAAGCTCTTTGATCGATGTTAGTGATAAATGTTGCAGACGTGATAGTGAAGACAGGGAATGTAGGTCGCGGGTTAGGGATAGTCCAGTTAGGctctgtaacaaaaataaatgttattcgtttttttatatagttcgtAAAAATTTATCAACGAATGGTCATAATATTAGGCCCATCCAAACAAAATTGAATTGACCTTGTAAGAGTAAAGCACCAGGTTCTGAATGTAAAGAAGAATAAAAAGAAGCTCAATAGTTACTTCTTTAAATtgcatagaaatattaataaaagcgaTCTGTGTCATAAAACATATCATCGTAAAGTAGAGCTCGGAAATTGTACATATTTGCAAGTATCAAAAGATAACTATCATCACCTTGAGGCGCAGCAGCTCGAGGCGCGGCAGGCGCGCGAGCGGCGCGGGGTCGAGGCGCGCGTCGCGGATGGCGGGCGCGGCCAGCGCGCGCAGGCCGGGCAGGCGCTCGCACGCCGCCTCCACCGCGCGCGCCGGGCAGCGGCACAGCTCCAGCCTGGAATACCACATCTCTTATACCGTGCTCGGACTACTACTGTACTACATTCTATAAACAGGTTTACCAGCTACCCATCAATGATGGATAGATAAACTAATagttattagcattagcagcccgtaaatgtcccactgctgggataaaggcctcctctccctttgaggagaaggtttggagcatattccaccacgctgctccaatgcgggttggcggaatacacatgtggcagaatttcgttgaaattagacacatgcaggtttcctcacgatgttttccttcaccgccgagcacgagatgaattataaacacaaattaagcacatgaaatttcagcggtgcctgcctgggtttgaacccgaaatcatcggttaagatgcacgcgttctaaccactgggccatctcggccttaCTAATAGTTACTTCATTAAATTCAACCAAGTTAAATTCaataatgtattgtttatttagagtgtaaaattttaatatacctcTCGAGCGTATCCACGGAGCCGATGTGCTCAGCGAAGTGATCCCAGAAGACGGTATCGTTAGGTGGTAGCAACATCTTACGCAGGTCCAACCATCTCGTTCCGTGACTCTTTAACGCTGCACATAAACCGGCCCAGTCGCTAAcctaaaaagtgaaaaattatattaaaatatgtacagcTTTGTGTAAGctctatgtatatatgtttataaacgcATAATAATCGACggtacctaaaaaaatatttaaggcaCCGTCAGATATTAATAACTTACGTGTGAGTTTTTCATCCGTACGTGCCTCCAGAGCGCCGGCGCGGACGCCAGCTGGCGCCACAGCCGACACACTCGTGCGCAGCGGGCCACGTCGCGCATACCGAGATATTGAAATATCTGAAACAACGAGACTAAATCAATtcgcatatattttaataatgatttaaattcgGCGGACACCATCAGCCCATAAGAGTAGATAGTCTTGAACCGTAGCATACCTGCACGGCCACGTTGTAgtcggcggcgcgcgcgcgcgtgtGGAAGGCGGTGAAGTGGTCGGCGTCGTCGGCGCGCGGGCGGCCGCGGCGGCGCGGGGACTGCGCGGGCGGcgggggcgcgggcgcgggtgCGGCGGGCGGCGACGCGGCGCCGTTGGCCAGCGAGCGCGCGCGCAGCGCCTTGGGCGCCTCGCTGCGAGCACGGGCCGGTTAGTACGAACACGTTCTATTGCCGTAGAATACACTCCCCGTATCGCATGCCAAAACTTAACATCATGCCCACCTTAAATAATCGTTTAAACATACTTTTGAGTGGTTCACGTCGATCGCTTCCGACcgatatacttaaataaaaaaacttaccaaTAGTTTCCTTTGGGTTCgtgaaagataaattaaaacgagtagtttaaattttcaacatttctCATTCGTAACATACATATCGTCGCCGAAACGTATACACAGCGACacgtaaaatagaaaaataatacaacttAAGATTACCGCTATCCTTACAGATACTAAACTAAACATTAAGGGTATGAGAATATCACAATTTGACAATAgctttttttgtacatttaaaaatggaatatcgTACCAATTACCGCTCAATTTAAATACATGTGGTTGACATTCAAATACTTAATACAAGGATTATGTTATGAAGAAACtgtgaaaaatgtatttacatatttcataatttttcagCATTTCAACAGCaggaggagtaaagataaacaaatttaatgtttacgTATTCGACGTCGTTTGCAAATCGAGACGAGATCTGCATTAATGCACTACAGTTTGATTTGACTTGATTAACATTGAAAACGCAATTATGTGATTAATCCATTATGAATACCATCGattgttttaaatcttaatcgtttcaagattaaaattatttatgtatcttaACAACTCCTGCCATTGTAATagactaataaaaattataattattcatattttagaggatgctattattattaaatattcgaatCGTTGcgtaaaatttaatacagtaatattaaaaatttaaagatctaCTTTATGCATAATACATCGTAATAAAGACATCAATGCGACTAATATTAATTGGAGTTCCGATACAGTCTTCCTTTTTataaagctaaataaatatagattaaaaatataatcatcgtagttattatatacaaagtatcATCTGTTCCCAGCACATATTTTTCTGTTGACGGTCAtctgtaaaggaaaatattatattaattgaacaccaaaactatttaaaaaattaaaagataaagcTTTTTAATATTCCACGGCGCTGATAACATACTCTTCTTTTAAGAAAAGATTTGGAAGTTAATGTGACAATTTGAATAGGCAACATGCAGGTTTTACTGAGAACAGGTCttcgttttgtatttataacaatcaatatgaatcattaaaaatacaaatttgcaCAATTCGAACCGACGATAAGGGGGTTTGCgcatcattaataattttatttattacttttgtcTCCAGGCCAAGAGTAGATTGCTATAAACTTTAGGAATTTCTCTAGTCAGATGTCTGCCGGCGGCATATAGCATCAAGTGTTTAATAGGTAAGGAGAAAATGCCTCAGAGCCGGAGCCAGGCGCGGCGGTCAGTGCGGGCTGGCGCGCGCCACGACGATGAACCGGCGGCCGTTGAGCACGGCCAGCGACTGCGGCAGCGCGGGCCGCGGCGGCGCGCCCTTGGCCACGGCCCACACGCGCTCGCCGTCCGGCCCGCCGCCCGCCACCTGCCGACAAACATTCCGTCGGAACCTAACCTACCACATTCTATGCAATATGCATACGTAAGTAACaacattttaagataaatcCTACCGATGCTATCCACTTTGTTGTGactcgtatatatataatataagttggGATACCAATTAATACTTTACCTTCATCCTCAAGAGCACTCTTTTATCATTCTTTGGCACCTTCGTCGGTACCGGCACCGGCAGTCGCCTGGCACCAGTGTTGGACATGTTTGGTGGGGCGGTGATCAACTGGGGATGGGTCGCATTAGTGGTGACGCCTGTTTTATTATGGACGACTGGAGTTTCCAGTGGTGGTGACGTTGATTTCCGACAGTTctgaaagtatttattttaattaaagtaacttaattaaatatgaaaaaaaaacaattacctcACGACAATTGaagcaaattaaattgaatgctgTTCAcatgccttttttattttttaaataatttcataatattataatcacataTAATAGCATATAGTTGTCTACCATTTAATCACATAAGATAATCTTCTAATAGCCGAATTAATTACCACGAATACTGTTACACAGACATATCTACAGATTGGGCCACTCAGAATAGTTAGTGAACGACGAAGGAGGTACAGACCTTGCAGAGGAAGCGGTCGGGCGCGGCGTGCGCGCAGCCCACGCAGGCGGGGTGGTACAGGCACAGGCACGCGGCGCACGCCAGCGACGGCACCGCGCCGCGCCCGCACGCCATCGAGCACGGCTGCTGCACCTGGCGCGGCACCTGGGATACGGGAGAACGATACGGGTCGTGGGTAGCTTTCgctatattaatatgtattaaatagcaTACACATCAAATATCGCTTTTGctttacgtgacgatttctctCAGTTCACTCTACAGtgaagccgcgtaaaagaacttagTCCCTAAAACACATGAATTCACTTATTTGCCCAATTATTGAACAAGACAAATTTTCTATTCCACCTTTGAAGCCAATTTCCAAAAATACGAAAAGAAATACCTGATGGTGATGCACTGGGACAGGCTCTCTTTCCGGCGCTTGCGCAGCGGGGCTGTGAGAGACGTGCGCGTGATGCGCAGTGTGTGCGGAATGTGTGGGGTGCGCAGCGTGAGTAGTATGCGCAGTGGGCGCGGGGTGCGCTGGTTGCGCTGGTTGCGCAGGTTGCGCAGGTTGCGCAGGTTGCACGGGTTGCACGGGTCGCGGCTGCGGCTGGAGCGGCAGCGGGCCCCTGCCGTACCACAGTGTTACCTGCGCCGCCAGCGCTCAGTACCCGCATGCGAGGGTTAATTGCCAAATCATTGTCAATTAACCCGTCGTTTGCGATATAGattgtatgattttaatttaagactttTAAAATAGCATAATTACCTTACGAGCTTTTGCACTATGAATACCAaacgaatattttgtattgtgcTTTATCAAAGACGATGTAAATATCGTAAAACGATCCATTTCGTtcgaatattcaaaaataacataaaatgtattttaaatttatttaaaccgtGAACcactcaaatatatatatatatgtatacaattaataaaataaccttaataatctatttagtataaatgttttatataaaacgacaacatttcattaaaataattttttgggtaaattattgcatatatttaatttaatatcagagCTGTAGTCATTCAGaaacgtattaattttataattattattaataacttgaaattattacttttattaaaacacacatGCTATTCAAGTCATACCTGGGCTTTTTCCACGCTGCAGTGTTGTTGTTGTCTGCTGGCGCTGGCATCTGCTGTTGCGGCTGCGCTTGCGGCTGTTGTTGTGGAGCCGGAGCCTTCTTCACTTGCTTCGGGGTAGTGGTACCGTTGCTGCTTAGCCGGGAACCCATTGATttaacctatataaaaaaacataacgtaatattttacactaatattataaatatgaaagtaacctGTTTGTTGTTCGTTCACGGCAAAAATAATGAAccaaatttgacgaaatttgataCGTATCATGCtgaaactccaaggaaggaatAGAGGCTAGGCTTTTTATGTCTAATACTTGAAGACTGACCGCTAAAACGCGGGCGACAATtagtattaaagatattttatagcaTTATGAAAATTGTCTCATAAAATTGGTTGACGTTTTTAAAtggtactttttttaaatcattagttAATTTGCAAATCACACttcatactaataaaatattcattatttttatgtaatgaaataaaaaaaggtttgttttcatttataccTTGAGTTTAGCAGGTGGTGACTTATGCGTAGCGGGTTCAGGGCTGGCACCTTTAGGTGGTTTGGGCTTAGGTGTCCTTTTCCCGTCCAACACTGGTGGAGGAGCAGCCGGTACCGGGGACTCCACGCGTCTGATGACTTTAGCATCACTGTAAATGAATATTTCGGTTTTAGTTGAAATGGCATAACACTTAAGAAGTTTATTATCACGAAAATTTTACTGTTTCTTGTGTTTCTAGAGCAAATTTTACTAACCGTATAATCTCTTTTTCAGGATCATCGATTCCCAGCGGTTCTTTGAAGAAAGAGAAGTTTTCTAATGTGAGACCTGTGCCTGACAGATGTTCGGCGACCTGAaacaaacaaaagttttaatttaagactAAAT is a window encoding:
- the LOC125073283 gene encoding uncharacterized protein LOC125073283 isoform X2, with product MSDEMAVGDNASNDEQKLDGGETETETMETADASELQAEPSALEPEATSEPTEDESAVETKDELKDNLHETDLPIKEESETEETTEEQKEPDEEVTRGIKRRASAAFSDGGDEEFKGFDSCEQSSVADYSRIIERLEAEVSAAIKTYTPVRSVMATPAIRASKRARQDTDSSRPSSALSSRSDGEGAGSTDASMSPAARGGRRATAEMSAPALRVPLERGWRRELVYRAVGASADASSRRNADIYYYTPHGKKLRSTREVAEHLSGTGLTLENFSFFKEPLGIDDPEKEIIRDAKVIRRVESPVPAAPPPVLDGKRTPKPKPPKGASPEPATHKSPPAKLKVKSMGSRLSSNGTTTPKQVKKAPAPQQQPQAQPQQQMPAPADNNNTAAWKKPSEAPKALRARSLANGAASPPAAPAPAPPPPAQSPRRRGRPRADDADHFTAFHTRARAADYNVAVQIFQYLGMRDVARCARVCRLWRQLASAPALWRHVRMKNSHVSDWAGLCAALKSHGTRWLDLRKMLLPPNDTVFWDHFAEHIGSVDTLERLELCRCPARAVEAACERLPGLRALAAPAIRDARLDPAPLARLPRLELLRLKSLTGLSLTRDLHSLSSLSRLQHLSLTSIKELGWCACEVVGQLEQLESLELGECSFGGSFATALGKLVKLRRLRLERGVSHCAAPALLRALSALPKLTRLELVNFDVKVGFDDALAECKNIQRLLIIPTYVSQSATTNKQVLSGVLRLKDTLTHLMWGVTIELLRVTELFIDQCEAGEGEGKRRDVGECIPVLKPVPGCRLPDDHRTVVGPPQVEILPIPTLQRLLSAQLPNTKLKLLRIPFHATWRQSLADFQ
- the LOC125073283 gene encoding uncharacterized protein LOC125073283 isoform X1, yielding MSDEMAVGDNASNDEQKLDGGETETETMETADASELQAEPSALEPEATSEPTEDESAVETKDELKDNLHETDLPIKEESETEETTEEQKEPDEEVTRGIKRRASAAFSDGGDEEFKGFDSCEQSSVADYSRIIERLEAEVSAAIKTYTPVRSVMATPAIRASKRARQDTGGCTKWSEHLEAEVTAFVRSFSDENGETVAAKRQRRGTDSSRPSSALSSRSDGEGAGSTDASMSPAARGGRRATAEMSAPALRVPLERGWRRELVYRAVGASADASSRRNADIYYYTPHGKKLRSTREVAEHLSGTGLTLENFSFFKEPLGIDDPEKEIIRDAKVIRRVESPVPAAPPPVLDGKRTPKPKPPKGASPEPATHKSPPAKLKVKSMGSRLSSNGTTTPKQVKKAPAPQQQPQAQPQQQMPAPADNNNTAAWKKPSEAPKALRARSLANGAASPPAAPAPAPPPPAQSPRRRGRPRADDADHFTAFHTRARAADYNVAVQIFQYLGMRDVARCARVCRLWRQLASAPALWRHVRMKNSHVSDWAGLCAALKSHGTRWLDLRKMLLPPNDTVFWDHFAEHIGSVDTLERLELCRCPARAVEAACERLPGLRALAAPAIRDARLDPAPLARLPRLELLRLKSLTGLSLTRDLHSLSSLSRLQHLSLTSIKELGWCACEVVGQLEQLESLELGECSFGGSFATALGKLVKLRRLRLERGVSHCAAPALLRALSALPKLTRLELVNFDVKVGFDDALAECKNIQRLLIIPTYVSQSATTNKQVLSGVLRLKDTLTHLMWGVTIELLRVTELFIDQCEAGEGEGKRRDVGECIPVLKPVPGCRLPDDHRTVVGPPQVEILPIPTLQRLLSAQLPNTKLKLLRIPFHATWRQSLADFQ